One Hippopotamus amphibius kiboko isolate mHipAmp2 chromosome 12, mHipAmp2.hap2, whole genome shotgun sequence genomic window, GttttttacctgaaaaaaaaattatagcatatGATGGAAAATCTTTATAAACAGACTCCTAACAGCAGTAGTACTTCAATGTGTCTAATTAAATAAGTTTCAACAGCCTTTCTTATCAGTATGTGGCTGTCAGAACTTGGAGGACTTTCTCATATTAGACAGACTCCAAAGTGATGgggttcacaggtgaatcctGTCCATCAGGCAATGGGTGTGGCTCTGTTGTCCTGAACACAGTCTGTGATTTGTATGTGCTAGTTATTTACCTGATGATCTCACCATAAGGCCCCATAAATTCTTAGACAAGAAGCCAGTAACAGATTACGATAACCTGAAAGGATAATCATGctaaaataataatgagaagTTGGTTCCAGGTCCCTAAATATTGACTGAGAGTTTATAGTTTTGTCTCAGTTGTCAACATAAAAATAGCccaagggggcttccctggtgatgaagtggttaagaatctgcctgccaatgcaggggacacaggttcaagctctgctccaggaagatcccacacacctcggagcaactaagctcgtgtgccacaactactgagcctgtgctctagagcccgcgagccacaactattgagcccacgtgccacaaccactgaagcctgcacacctagaacctgtgctctgcaacaagagaagccacagcaatgagaagcccacgcaccgcaacaaagacccaacgcagtcaataaataaataaataaataaaacaaaaagatacatgtaccacaatgttcattgtagcactatttacaacagccaggacatggaagcaacctaaacgcccatcaacagatgaatggataaagaagatgtggcacatatatacaatggaatattactcagccttaaaaaggaacaaaattgagttatttgtagtgaggtggatggacctagagtctgtcatacagagtgaagtaagtcagaaagagaaaaacaaataccgtatgccaacacatatatatggaatctaaaaaaaacggtactgatgaccctagtggcagggcaagaataaagccacagacatagagaatggacttcaggacacagggtggggaggggaagctgggatgaagtgagagaatagcattgacatataaacactaccaaatgtaaaatagatggctagcgggaagctgttgcatagcacagggagatcaatttgatacttggtgatgacctagaggggtgggataggcaggggatatggggatacatgtataaatacagctgattcattttgctgtacagcagaaactggcacaacattgtaaagcaattatactccaataaagatctgaagaaaaaaaaaaaagactccgagctcccaatgcaggggacctgggtttgatcctttgtcagggaactagattctgcatgctgtGACTAAAaatcccaagtgctgcaactaagaccaggcgcagccaaataaataaatattttttaaaaaaatagcccaGTTATCACCTATCTTAACAAATGTGTTTAACCAGAAAGTTATCTGAGTATTCAATCTCAATATTGATTAGTACCACCTCCCTAATGGAAACAGCTACTGGTCTATTCTTATAAACACTCCCAACCCTTTTCTGTCCTTCCAGATCTCtcccagaaaacagaataatgtctacatgcagttatttttgctggagattaaaatgttttaagaaaagaacATTAATATGTCAATATGTCCAGAAAATTAACTTCTGGTTGAATATCATTGTGTAATTTCTTTATAATTGCTTTGGCTCTAATTAGCAATCAGATTTAATAAAGTACATTTGAAATGTATCTGTTATAATGAAACCTTTTACTTTTAAGGAAAAAGTTTTAATGGCATGTCAAGTGCATAATGTAACTGTTTTCTCTGGACCATGTCACCCTACTAAAATTGCTGTattgttaattaattaaacagGTATAATCAgcatctaggggaaaaaaaaaggagcctaGCTTGTGTGTTAGTATAACCATGAATGTAAGTTGTCAGTAAATAGTAACCTTGATGTAGGGATCGTTATCTCCATTTCAGACATGAGACAGAAGTATGTAAGTGGCTAACCACATAAGCTTTAGAGGTGGGTTGATGGGGTTTCAGATTTTGACAGTCACTAAGCTACTACAAGCTTTGTGACATTGGGCAACTCATTTCCGTGACTGGgcctagttttctcatctgtgaatagCAACAATAATTCTAACTCAtaggctttttttctctcttgctctccgAAACCTGCTTCTTCTTTCAAAGTCCATCTCAAATCATGCCTCCTCTACAGTCTCTTAActagccttttaaaaatagtgCAAGTTCCAAAGCTCTGTCTGTAAGAACCTAGACTGAGATGCCAAACCCTCTGTGGCAATACTCTGCCAGAAATGAGTAAAGGCTGCCCTCTTGAGATGGCCTCGGTGCCCATCTGGACTGCTTTGCTTACAGGATACCTGCCTGGTCCCGCAGCTCCTGCTTCAGTGATCTCTACAATAGACCAAGCTGATTGCTGAAGCACTGCTGAGGAGAATGGCTGacaatttttgaataaatttagtgagaaaaaaatataaatgtttagtCTTTTATCCAATTCGCAGTGCTAATAGTGATCAtcaacaagaaataaaattaagaatgacCAAAAGAGAATATAGAAAACTTGGATCTGCAAAAGTGGACTTGAGAAAAATGGCATTGATGGAAAGAATGGCCATACCCATACCAACAAAATCTCATGATAGGAGAAGATATGGTTAGTAAAATTGAGATGGAGCAAGACCCAAGTCCACAGAGCaaatcttttcaaaatacaaacAGATCTCTTAAcagtcagaaacaaaacaaaaatgcctaATATATGTTGGCTACATGAGGGGGTCCGGTCTAGTGCAAAAAGACCAGAAAAAAGTGTAAGAgttgaacagaaagagaaaaaaaccttcaTTATTTATAGACAATATGATTGGCAACATAGAAAAGCAAATTGATTCCAAAAGCCATTGGAAATCTTAAAAGATTTCAGCATTGTTGCTAGATATGTGTTAGGTACAAAAAATTCaattgtgggacttcctaggcggcgcagtggttaagaatccgcctgccaatgcaggggacatgggttcgagccttgctctgggaagattccacatgcagcagagcaactaaacctgtgagccacaactatcgaagcccacgtgcctagaacccgagctccgaaacaagagaagccactacaacgaggtgcccttacaccacaatgaagagtagcccccactcgccacaactagagaaagcccgtgtgcagcaatgaagacccaatgcagtcaataaataaatataattaattaatttttttaaaaattaatattttaagaaaattcaatTGTGTTTTCTAAATACCAAACACAAAGATGACTTCTAAAGatactatttacaacagcaacCAAGGTGCCTTGGAATAAATCCCCCCCAAAATTATACAAGATctttatgaagaaaactataaaatgttattgaaattcaaaaaataagaaacataaatGAGAAACCCAGGAGGGTCATAAACGGGGAGACTCAGTATTACAATAATTCTGGCAATTCTGTATAAATGCAATGCAAACCTAATTAAAAGCTTCAAAAGTGGTTTCCTGGAACTTAGTAAgctgtttctaaaatttatacagaggATCCAAATATAGCTGAGACAACCtccaagaagaaggagaaggaagaatgtttcccattaaaaaaaaagaatctaaaaaaaaaaagttacacttCACTTTAAAAACAGGAAGATCTGGCCACAATGGGAGCAATAATTAGCTGGTGTTGACTAGCAGCTGCCCCTTCAGATAGAATATGCACCCTCCAGTTCCCTCAGCATGTTTCCTTATTTAAGGTACCTGCCTTGTAGATATCTGATTGTGTGCTAGTTACCTGGGGTGGGGAGTTAGGGTAAGAGGAATAaaagagattatttaaaatacattatttaaaataaaattgtttggtTATGTAAATATCCTCACCATGGAAAGATCTGAGCAGGCcagcagaaagaataaaagagtgGAATGTGTGAATCTAAGACTTTGATGTTTCTGGTTAATGATCCCAGGACAATCCTGGGCATTAGTGGcagagaagggatggagaaaagcaCCTCAGGGGTTGTAAAGTGAGGGAATCGGAAGGTCCAAATAGCATAAAAGTTGGAGGTGCTGTCTTCCTGAGACGAATACTGGAATTGGAGTAAAGGGAAAGATCTTAAGAAAAGAACTCACAGGGACGCCCAGATGCTAGGTAGAACTgcaagagaaacaggaaaaaatccAACACcgtcagaaaggaaaaataacctTCCCTGGGAACTCATTATGGACTAAGTTCTTTGACACTATCTCCTTGAACCCCCACATTAGTCCTCTGAGAGTAGATATTAATATCCCTTtgttcgaggatggaagatgccttagaggactggggcagggagggtgggggggactcgagggggggggcgtcaaggaagggagggaatacggggatatgtgtataaaaacagttgattgaacctggtgtaccccccaaaaaaataaataaataaataaataaatacgtacataaataaataaaaaattttaaaataaaaaaaaatatatccctTTGTTACAGATGAGCAAATTGAGCTATGAAAACTGAGGTCATTGGTCCCACATGACAAAACTGAGATTTGAAGCAGTCAGATTCAAACTAGGGTCTCCCTGACTCCACAATCCACCTTTTCTTTCACTAAACCCAGAAAGATCACTGGAGCACCCTGAAACACAAACAGctatgacaatgaaaacaagatgaaGAAAGGTGATGTTAACCCCATCCCCTCAACCACCCAATTTTTATCAATGCTTTGGAAGCACCAGTTGAGACACATGAAGGAGGAATAAGAGATTGTGTCCAGTGCTAACTTTAGTTAGGGAATCTGTGTGAACGAGGTTTCCTGGAGAATCTGATCCAAAGAGTCCTTTATCCACAATGTCAGAAGCAAAGaattggaagaaataaaagtgaccTACGCGTTGGGACTACCTGTTAACTCTGCCACTTGGCCAAGTGATTTAACTCCTATCTCCAAGCCCGTGCCTCCTGCAAAATAGGTATAATTACAGCACTGTTTTGGAAGATTCCATGTGAGAATGCTTGCAATGTGCTTAGAACAGTATCGGATACGTAAGCGCTCAATATAATTGTCATCGTGAATGAGaggtcttttcaaaaaataatgcaGTATGACTTGGAAATGTATCAAAAAATAAGTAGTGATGGATAGAGGCGTAGCGTGATAAGCTGTAGTAAACTTTTAATGACAGAAAGTTAAAATCGTTTAAAAGTTAAGGGTAAAATGTCCACTGAAAACTTCCTCCCactttttgtatgtttgaaaatatccATAATCCAAAGCTGGAAAAACAATGCATTGTGATCTGctttgggaggagggagagctaagttttatctttttttttttttaatagaaaaggtacaaaaatgaaaacaaaatgggcGAAATCTTCCTCAACTCTGTCCGGCCTTCGGGCTGTGGGCCGTTAGTAAAACTGCTTGAATGAAATCATCGAGGACCGCTTGCGAAATACCAAATCCTCGAGAGCGAGGCCCAAGGCTGCCAAACCCTCGCGAGGGTCAGGGAAGCGCTCCAAACTCCCCATCCCGCCTCGGTGCCGAGGAGGTGGGGCTGCAGCGAGCACTAGCGGAAACGCGGCCCGGCCGTTACCAGGGGGTTCCCGGACCGCGGCCGCTGGCCGCCAAGCGCCGTAAGTAAATACCTTAGCAGGGCGGGGGAGAGAAGCGtcgaatttcaaaaaaaaaaaaaaaaaaaagcccaaacccCCACAgccccgggcgggcgggcgcgcgcgATGGGCGCCCTTTGGCTGCGGGAGCGAGTGGAGGATGCTGGGAAGGAGGTAAAATGGCCACTGGCGGCGGCgcggaggaggagaggaagcggGGGCGGCCGCAGCTCCTGGCCCCCGCGCGCCCCGCGGCCCGGGCCGAGGAGGCCGAGGGCGGCCGCGAGAAGATGGGCTGGGCCCAGGTGGTGAAGAACCTGGCCGAGAAGAAGGGCGAGTTCCGCGAGTCGCGGCCTCCGCGACGGGAGGAAGAGGGCGGGagcggcgcgggcggcgggctCGGCGCCCCCGCGGGCCTGGCAGCGCCGGGTCTCGGTGACTTCCCCCCGGCTGGCCGCGGGGACCCGAAGGGTCGCCGGAGAGACCCGGCCGGGGAGGCGGGGGACGCCCGCAAGAAGAAGGGCGCAGCCGAGGCGGGCCGGAGGAAGAAAGCCGAGGCGGCGGCCATGGCGGCCCCGGCCAGGCCCGACGCGGCCGAGGACGCGGCCGAGAGGCCCCAGGACGAGCAGGCGACGGCGGCTGGCCCCGCGGCGGCCCCGGGCAAGGGCCGCTTCCTCGTGCGCATCTGTTTCCAGGGAGACGAGGGCGCCTGCCCAACCCGGGACTTCGTGGTGGGCGCGCTCATCCTGCGCTCCATCGGCATGGACCCGAGCGACATCTACGCGGTCATTCAGATCCCGGGCAGCCGTGAGTTCGACGTGAGCTTCCGCTCGGCGGAGAAGCTGGCCCTGTTCCTACGCGTGTACGAGGAGAAGCGCGAGCAGGAGGACTGCTGGGAGAACTTTGTGGTGCTGGGGCGGAGCAAGTCCAGCTTGAAGACGCTCTTCATCCTCTTCCGGAACGAGACCGTGGACGTGGAGGACATCGTGACCTGGCTCAAGCGCCACTGCGATGTGCTTGCGGTGCCCGTGAAAGTGACCGACAGGTTTGGGATCTGGACCGGGGAGTACAAGTGCGAGATCGAGCTGCGCCAGGGGGAGGGCGGGGTCAGGCACCTGCCAGGGGCCTTCTTCCTGGGGGCCGAGAGGGGCTACAGCTGGTACAAGGGGCAGCCCAAGACGTGCTTTAAATGTGGTTCCCGGACCCACATGAGCGGCAGCTGCACACAGGACAGGTGCTTCAGGTGCGGGGAGGAGGGCCACCTGAGCCCTTACTGCCGGAAGGGCATCGTGTGTAACCTCTGTGGCAAGCGAGGACACGCCTTTGCCCAGTGTCCCAAAGCGGTTCACAATTCTGTGGCAGCTCAGCTAACCGGTGTGGCCGGGCACTGaacacctgcctgcctgccagggTGAACACAGAGCCAGCTTACCCCTTAAACTTAAGtgccaaaacttttttttaaaccattttttatcGTTTTTGAAGGAGATCTTCTTAAACCTACAAGAGACATCTCACTCTGCCTTCCTAAACCAGGTTTACTCCATTTCAGCCTTTCCTGAATTTGGTGACGCTGTCATCAGTAATGGCTACCAAGAACTGTAGTGTGCAGAATGTCGCCcctcccttttttaaattttattttcattttgtatttgtaactttttttttttcccctggtacTTTTTACTCCCCACAACTTGTCTTCTCCCTGGATTTTCATTCTTCAGGCTGCCTTGCTCATCTTTATGCCCCAGTGCTAGGTAGGGGCCcagcacatggtaggcactccatcagtgtttgttgaattgaGAACATTGTTGACTCTGGCTTTGGTCAGAGTGTCTATCTTTTGCAGCTCATCCCGTCCCCTTTTAATTTGCTGCTTCTAATCTACGTGGTCTGAGAATTTGTGAAACCAGTGTTGTTAGAAGTGTATGTAACCTGAGTCAATAAGCTCTGAATGGTGGCCAAGGGCCTCTCTTATGGCATTAAAATGCATGGACTTTGTGACAGCGCTTTCAGTAGCTCAGAAGCCATTCTTCACAGAATCATAGAATCTACAATTTTCCTGCTGGAAAGGACCTAAAAGTTGGTTTCGACCAATCCCCTGGTTTTCCAACAGATGAAACAAGACCACAGAGGTTAAATGACTGGGTCAAAATCACATAGCTGTCTAGTGCCAGAGCTAGCctagagtagagttccctgaccCCAAGCCCGGTGCTCATTCCACTACCTCTCACACTTCACAACATTTTCCTCAACACTTGAGGGCCCAGAAAGTCTGCTCTTTCCAGAATAATGAGCCCAGAGGAATGCTAAGATATCGTCTGGGGGAGAAAGCAGAAGATTTGGCAGGGGGTTCTGTATACTTGGGAGATAGAGAAGAGACAAAGGAACATAATCCAGGGTACACTCACTGCTCCCTGGAGTACCATATCTGGATTAAAGTCCTTTGtggccttcctcttcctctttcattGCCATCAGTGAGAAATAGAGGTGCTGCTGAGTAAAGGTTTACATTTGCACCGTAGCGTAGGTAGAGCCCCCAAAGAAGTAGCCAACTGAAGCTCATCTGCAACCTCCTGACTCTCAGGAGAAAAACGGACTTCTAAGTAAGCTATTAACTCTAAAATGTATTTGCGAAATAGGCCAAGCAAGAGGGCATTGGGTCTACTAAGTGTTATCAAGTTAAAGTAGAAAAGACAGTACACtccttttcttttagtttttgtctttcctttatgttttcctatttccttgtgGCTTAGAATGTAAAACGATTGTTTAAAGTTTtgttctgaataaatatttatcttttgtaTTGCTAACACTGTTTCactatttcctttcaaaatattagatGCATAGGTTCACAGATCCTGGTTCAACCAAGGCTTCCCACATACCGTTTGTTTACCCTGCAAATACATTTCCAGCCCCACAGGCAACACTTGACACATACTATGTTGTCCTAGGCCCTTGGGAGTTGTTACCCAAACTTTTGCATCAAAATCACTTAGCATACTGTCAAACTAAAGTGTTAAGTCCTAAATCAACTCTGAGGAATCAGAATCACTGGAgtgagtgaaaatatttttagtaagCACCCCAAACAACTGATGGGCAGCCAGGTTTGAGACCGCAGTTCTGAATAGTATTAACATAAGTGAAAGGGACTCTGCCCTCAGGAGATGACAAACCAGTGGGAAAGACTGGAGGTAGGATGTCAGTTTCATCATCTTACAGTTATTGTAAGTGTAGTGAATTGAAcatgggctttaaaaaaaaatgccatctcTTCCAAAtataaggaagagagaaacagtCCAGGAAACTTCCGGTTGAACTGACTCACTCCTCTGAGCTAGCCCTGGAGACTCCAGACACAACCCTCTGAAGGATTTTCTAACTCTGAGGTGATAAGATGATCTGATCCTAAGAATTAATGTTCCCGGTATTGATTCTCTGACTCAGTGATTTGAGGGTATTTCCAGAGCTGATCTGGTGCAGTTGAGGCCTGGTTGGCTCTTGGGAATCCTGCCTTTCAAAGCCAGCCCAGcctttctccttcctgtctcccaaggcaaacacactcttccctcctccatccctcctccctctgtcctctctctccccctcttctcccCCTACTCTGCCACGGGTTTCCCTCCCTCGCTGTGCTGGAGGCCTGATGGGGAAAAAGCCCGCATTCATCAtagtcccctcccccttcctcctagcaggcactgtgccaaggaGCCTCGTTGGAAGGAAtcttccctctctctgcccctcccccccaactctactggaaaaagcagaggaagaaactgtttccctgcccatccctccccgccccaatcCGCTCCAGGGCCTCCTGCCTGGCGGTCTGGGGACTGAGCCATGGGCTGGAGCAGAACAAACCTtcccccagcttcctctcctgaTCTAGCAGCCCCCAAATTACAATCCCTCACTGTTCATGGGCTCCTGGGAAGTGCGTCGAGATCCCCAGACAGGCTGGCTGACTAgctgacattcattcattcagctttCAACAATAATGAAGGCCATTAGAGCCAGGCCCCATGCAAGGCGCTCTGCATACACCCGTGAATAAGACAGTGCACTTGCAGAGGGAGCTACAGATAAGTAGTAaggaagcaattttttaaataatattaagtattttttaatattctagaaAAGAATATAGAACTGTCTCAACTACAGGTCTGCTAGAAGAGATAATGATGTCTGGACTGAAACCTGCAAAATGAAGAAGAGTCAGGTGAAGAAGGAAGAGATACTCAAGCAACAGAAGCAGCCTGTGCAGAGACCTGGAGGCTACAGCACAGGGTGTGTTCAGGCTGGCTGGAGAGTCACAGGAAGATGTGGTTGGGAAAAGGCCAAGAGGAAGTGACACAGGGCTTGTCAGTGTTATAAGAGGCTTGATTTTGTCCTAACACTCTCCACTCTGGCCGCCTTCATTCCATTCATTTAACACACATATTAAGCACCAGCTCTTCCAAGGCAATGGATTACAGCAAAATAGTCAAGTCCCTTGGGACTCGAATTCTAGAGTCAcacaaatatgtaattataatcTGTAATCATTGAAAGAAGCATACAGAGTGATATGTTTAATAAGGAGAACTGATCTGTTCTTGGGGGTCAGGGATAACTTCCCAGATAAAATGTTTGAACTGAGATCAAAAGGCTATATAAGGAGTTAAttgagagatgggggtgggggttaagTGATGGTAAAGGTATGAGCCTAGGTTTGCATAAGGATAACAAGTATAGTATAACAAACCCTATAGTGGGAGGAGGCATGGCAGATTCTAGAAACCAAATATCCAGTGTTTAGAAACAAACCACTCTAGACATTGAGGAAAGTGATGGGCTCTAGGCTGGATATTAGGAATGATTCTTAAAACACCATGGAACTGACCTACCAGGGAGCTACTCCCTCTCAGAAAGGAGCCAGGAGGCCATCCCTGCAAAGGCTGAGTTTGAGGACATGCTGTGGAAGCAGCCACCCAAGGACAGGATGCCATTGCCAATGCTACTGCTAGAACAGCGAAATGTCAAGCCCTTGCAGCCAGAGACCATATACTAGAGTCTCCACAACCTTACTTACAAGCAAAAACAGCTAGAATTATTTGACTTCTGCCTACTACCACCTTCTGAACCTCATGCAAGCTTACCTAATTGCTGGagccctagctgcaagggagtcaggaaatgctttcactttACAGCATGTGTAGCACAGAGGCTTATAAACAGTGCGAATGGGAGCTCTCTACCAACCAACCATATCTGGCACAGCCAATGTGGCTATAAtgcagagatggggagggaggtgatGGTAGAAAATAAGACTGGCGATCTCTTGGAGAGTTCTGGTCAGCCATGTTTAGAATTTGAGTCTAAGAATGATGAGGCACCATTGAAGGATTTTTAGCAAGGAAGTGACATGATCAGGGTTATATTTTTGAAAGACCATTTAGGATACTTTGTAGAGAATGGGTCAGAGGGAAGCCCAAGTGTAAAGAAGTCCACTTTACCAAGGTGACAGATGAGAGTACCTTAGACCTGAATGAtgcagacagagaaaagcaggCAGAGCAAAGAGGTTTTTAGGAGATTAAATCAACAAGACTTAAACATGGGCTGGAGGAAAAGTACCAAGGATGACACCCAGGTTTCCAGCTTCTGCAGTTGGATACATGGCAGGGCCACTCCctaagatgtagaaacaaaggagAATATCCAAGTTTGAGATTTTGAGTTTgattttggctgcattgaattTGAGGTCTCCATAGAGGATGTCTAAAAGAAGGTGTGGAACATGTGGTTCAATATCCACAGGTCTTAAATTCTAAGGAGAGCTCTGGGCTTGAGAAATAAACACAGGTGTCCTACAGCAATGATTTTCAAACTCATTAGCCACATTCCACAGAAGGATATGCATTGTACATTGCAACCACCcaacatatacatgtgtatacttatatataaataaacgagtttatatatagaaagaaagggagaaggaaaacaagAGTGTAGGGACACATAAACCAATGGAGGATAATTACAAGCAGCAGGGATTAACTGTATTGAGTGCTGCAAGAGGTCAAGTAAAATTGGTCCTGAGAAGTGTCAAGATTCAGAAGTCAGGATTGAAGAGTGCCTGTTGGGTTAAATTATGCAGGGGTCATTGGTGAAGGCCTTTTAGAGTGCTGGGAGAAAGAGATGGACTAAGGAACAAATAATCTTCCTAAAATGCCAGTCTAGCACTCTGACCCTTTAACTCCCTCTGGGGCTCCCTATTGCTCTAGGGAGTTAGCCTGACATGCAACTCCTTTTGCAAGAGGCTTCTGGGCCCCTGGGAGACTTTTTTCTCAGCCAGAGTGCCCACTATATTATTTCATGTCAACTCCAGGAATGGCTGACAAAGAGCAACCAGGAATTCAGTATGACAGAGCGTGGAGTGGTATAAGAGGAAGCTAAGGGTGACCAAGGGTCAGATCATACAAGGTTGAAGGTGGAATTCCACAAGAGCGTTACCTGACATGGGCAGAGCCAGTGGCTCCATACAGCACCACTTGCTGGTGTGTCAGCGTGACTAAGAATATTTGGGGGAGGACatgtttcatgaaaataaatagatatattaTGGAAGAGAATGCAAACTTtgcagagttttaaaataaaacatgagccAGCATCTTCGGAAAGCAGGTTGTTTGGcactatcaaaattttaaattcacataCTCTTTAACACAGCAGTCATTTATAGGAAATAATC contains:
- the ZCCHC3 gene encoding zinc finger CCHC domain-containing protein 3 — encoded protein: MATGGGAEEERKRGRPQLLAPARPAARAEEAEGGREKMGWAQVVKNLAEKKGEFRESRPPRREEEGGSGAGGGLGAPAGLAAPGLGDFPPAGRGDPKGRRRDPAGEAGDARKKKGAAEAGRRKKAEAAAMAAPARPDAAEDAAERPQDEQATAAGPAAAPGKGRFLVRICFQGDEGACPTRDFVVGALILRSIGMDPSDIYAVIQIPGSREFDVSFRSAEKLALFLRVYEEKREQEDCWENFVVLGRSKSSLKTLFILFRNETVDVEDIVTWLKRHCDVLAVPVKVTDRFGIWTGEYKCEIELRQGEGGVRHLPGAFFLGAERGYSWYKGQPKTCFKCGSRTHMSGSCTQDRCFRCGEEGHLSPYCRKGIVCNLCGKRGHAFAQCPKAVHNSVAAQLTGVAGH